GGATACGGCCGAGAACTACATTGTCCCTACCCTcaggtgggagagacagacactaAACATGCTACATAAGTAAAATGAACAGAATGGCAGATGTGCCTagagggggggaaaaaaggaagaaaatagaggTGAGGAGCAGACGAAGGATGGGGTTATAGACAGGGGGTCGGGGAAGGCCCGGCTGAGAAGACGTGGGAGCAGAGACCCCAAGAAGGTGAGGGAACAAGCCAGGCACATATTTGGGGAAAATGTTCCAGGAAAAGAAACACCAAGTGCAAGATCCCTGAGGCAGGAGGGTACCTGTCACGATGGGGGAAGGCCATCGGGTCTGAAGCAGAGGGAGCCACGGGAGCAAGGGGACATaggacagaggacagagaggtgAGGTACCCGGGCACACTCTTGGGCCAagtgaggactttggctttttCTCCGAGTGAGGCAGGAGCCGTGGGAGGGCTCTGAGCAGAGGGATGTGATCAGAGTCAGATTTTCACAGCATCGTGAAAAGTAATAATAAGATAATATCGTAATAATAACATAAATAATTGATTTGTATTAATTTATCAAGTAATttcttaattataaatatattttatatttatttaaatttatatgtaaaaCATATAAACTTGTATAAACTTATATAAATGCAGAACTAAGTCGTAATTGAAagtaatttattaataataacatataatattatatagttATCCTCAgattaagaaagatttgacactatgtgccaggcactgcagctTCTTGTGTATTATTAATACTTCAGTTCTCACCAGCACCGCTGTGTTAttaccccattttccagatgaagaaactgaggcacagaggggttaggCAGCTTGCCCAGGTGGGGAAGAAATTGGGGAGGTGGTTGTCACGTGCAGGCAGCCTCCCTCCAGGGTCCCCTGTCCTGATTGCACAGCAAACCGGCAAGGGCGAGGCGGGAGCCAGGAGCCGGGGAGGTGACCGTTGTGATCTAGGACCAGGGTGGCGGCAGCTGAGGTGGTCTGGGGCCTGACAGGGGTCCCGGCTCATTAGGAGGGTGTTTATACTCCTGCCCCCGGCCCCGGTTTAACTTGCGCCTGGTCCGGCAGGGCTTCCTGGTCAGCGTCCTCTACTGCTTCGTCAACAAGGAGGTAGGGAGAGCCCcggcccgccgcccgcgcccTCTGGCGGCCGCGCGGGGAACGGCGCGCCCGGCGCCGGCCCTGAGCGCCGTCCCGTTGCAGGTGCAGTCGGAGATCCGCCGCGGCTGGCACCGCTGCCGCCTGCGCCGCGGCCTCGGCGAGGAGCAGCGCCAGCCCCCGCAGCGCGCCTTCCCGACCGTGCCCTCGGGCTCCGACCCCGGCCGGGTCGTCACCGGCCGCGCTCTGTCCTCGGGGACCCTCCCGGGGCCTGGGGATGTCAGCCCGGTCTTGGAAAGTTACTGCTAGGGAGCAGGATTCTTGTGTCCTTTCAGTTAGCACGtgtttattgagcgcctactgtgtaccaggcctgGTGTGGAGGGCGCTGGGgaaatggggtggggggaggaaacAAGACAAGGTCCCTGTTCTCCTGGAGATCACAATTGAGTCAGGGAATCAGACTGGGAAGACAAATCAAGTTATATACCATCTCGTGTGCTAATATTTTAAACAGATCCTTGTCTGCCCTGTGGGGGAACAGATTATTAGGGGCAGGGGTGGAAGCTGGGAGCCGGGTGAGGAGGATACTGCAGGGGGAAGGTGATGGTGGCTGGACCAGCATGGCAGCCTCATTGGGATGTGAATCTGTTGGATTCTGGAGCTATTTTAAAGGTCGAACTGAGGATTTGCCGATGAATCACATGAAGAAAGTGTAGCAAGGAGAGAAGTCAAGGAGGACTCCTAGGTTTGGGATGGAGAGAGGAGATCGGGAGCTCGGGTTCAGGGCAGGGAGAACCAAGTGCTCTTTGGACACGTAAGCTGGGGAGAAGGGTCTGGAGCCCTCAGGAGAGGTACAGTTGGAGACAGAAATGTGACAGCATTGGAGGCCAGACAGGAGGATGCTGCGTGTAGACATAAACATGGGCAATTCGGGGCAGGCCTCAGAGCTGACACCTGCATCCAGAGAGGCCAGGGCCATTGCTAGCCCGGAAGTGTGAATACCCCATCCTCCTGgcggcccctgggagctgggagaATTAGGGGGGAATGCTGATGCCTCATTGTGGCTGGACCACCTGTACACACCCCAGACCCTCACTCCGAAATCcttcccccacacacatacacacttagaTTCAGTTAGTCCCTGAGTGttgtcttttatttcccttggagtCCCCAGCTCCCTGGACAGATACAGCCCAGAGCAGCTGAACTCAGAGTCCTTTCAAGCATGTGGCCCTGCGGGCCCCCCTGTGGGTTCTAGGGGGGTGGGGGCCCTAGGGCAGGACCCTTGTAAATAAAGCATGAGAAACAGTTGTGTCTTTGTGTACGGGATGGGAGAATCTTCTTGGCCAGGCCGTAAAGGGAAATGACCTCGTGGCTGTCTGTCTGTGGTGGCCTTGCACCCTCTGGAGGGTAGCACCGCCCAGCTTCAGCCACGTGTTGCCACGAGAACATTGACATCACGCTGCCACTGTCCCCCctgccccaattgggaatgttCACTTGATCTGATACTTAACTATTTGTAGTGTATACAGTTAAAATGACACGCGTGTGTGCCAGTCATTTTCTGAGGGCTGCTATTCTAGAAAGGTAGTGTAGGAATAGGAGAGCTGCAGGAACCAGCCTGGTTCAAATCTTAGTTTggccatttattagctgtgtgacttggagaCAATTtccaacctttctgtgcctcagtttccacttctggAAAATGGGTATAATGATGGTAGCTGCATCCTGGGGCTGCCTGAGATTCCAATGAGTTACTCTTAGGATACTGCCTGAAAGCCTTTGGGCAGTGGGGTGAGTAaagaggtggggaaggaaattcAGACTGATGCCAAGCAGGGTGCCAGACTGGAATGTTTGCAGCCAGCCTGCAAGACAGGGAAACCAATTCCCACTTCCCGGGTGGTTACAAGTCAACAATGGGGGACGGGGCAAGATTTCAGGGCCGACACTCCAGGGCTTGTGCTGCCCCTACTCCTGCACAAGAACCAAATCCTCGGGGAAGTCTTCCACTGCAGCACCATCACCCCGCTTTACAGATTAGGATACCGCAGCTCCATCCTGCTCCCGCAGTCGAGACTGCTCATGAGGCCCTGGTTCCTAGGTTTGAACATGGCTCTATAGTTTCCtgagtgaccctgggcaagtcacttagcctctctgggcctcaggtgtctcatctgtaaaatgggatggttCTAGTATCCATGTCTCAGATGGTTGTTCCAGTTAGATGCGGACCACTCAGTGAATGTGTGCCTTTAAAACCTCACAGCgggggccctgtggcttagcggttaagtgcgcgtgctccgctgccggcggcccgggttcggatcctgggcgcgcaccgacgcaccccttctccggccatgctgaggctaagtcccatacagcaactagaaggatgtacaactgtgacatacaactatctactggggctttgggggaaaaaaagagaaggattggcaatagatgttagctcagagccggtcttcctcagcaaaaagaggaggattagcatggatgttagctcagggctgatcttccttacaataaaaaaacaaaaaacctcacaGCGTCGCCTGTGTGTGTCAGACATGTCATTTGATCCTGATCTCAGGCCTGCAAACTCCTGCACCTGCCTGGCGCTTGGCCCTGAGAACAGAGACGCAGgcagagacagaagagaaagagacatgggggaaggaggagtgtGATGTGTGCGCATCAGAGGAAGACAGGGATCTTCCTTAATCGTCCCCCAGTAAGTAAGCCCCCCCCTTCccacctctgtctctctgtgcttGTCAGAGAATTTCTCTCCAGGGTAATTAAACTGTAATTTGAGGGCAGCAGAGCTCAGGGGTTGAGCCACAGGCTCAGGAGCAGTGTAGGTACGAAGCACAGCATCACCACTTCCTTGCTGGGTACCTCTGGGGAAACGCcattacctctctgggcctcagttccctcctctggaaATGAAGGTAATAAATAACagggcctggggccggccccaaggcgtagcggttaagtgtgcgcgttccgctgctggcagcctgggtttggatcccgggcgcgcacggacgcactgcgtgtcaagccatgctgtggtggcgtcccatatacagtggaggaagatgggcatggatgttagcccaaggccagtcttcctcagcaaaaagagcaggattgggggccggcccggtggcttagcagttaagtgtgtgcgctccgctgctggcggcccgcattcagatcccgggcgcacaccgacgcaccgcttctccggccatgctggggccgcgtcccacatacagcaactagaaggatgtgcagctatgacgtgcaactatctactggggccttgggggaaaaataaataaataaaatctttaaaaagagcaggattggtatcggatgttggctcagggctgatcttcctcactaaataaataaataaataaataacaaggcCTGCTCAGAGTTGTCAGGAGAAGTCTGAACAGcacggggcctggggcctggcaccCTGACAACCCAGCAGGTGTTAgccatcatcaccatcagcatTTGGGTACCAACTGCTTTATTCGTGCATCGCCACCTCCTGTCAGCAAGCGCCACCAGGGGCTCTCCTGggcactgctgtgtccccagcattCCAACACATGGCTGGGCACACAGGAGGCACTTGGAGGATTGTTTCCTGactgaacaaatggaaaaaaagactaaaaggaaTTGTGAGTGAGACCGACTTAtcaagagagaggcaggaaggaagagagagagagtgatgagAAGCTAGAAAAGATTAAAAGGGAAAAGAGAGCAAAAGGTCTCTCCATCCAACCTAGTCACTTGGCAGATGGGGACAGTGAAGCCTGGAGGGGCAGGGACGGGGCCTCATTGCTTGATCCAGTCTGCGCTCGGCCCCACACCCAGCTGCCTCCCTCCCCGGAGTCCACCCCGCTCACGAGGCCCCGGGAAGAGACAGGCAccactagaaaaaacacaggactttACTATCGCCATCATACAGGGCAGGCCTTTGCAGGATGAGGGAGCGAGTCCCGCCGGCGGGCGGGAGGCCCTACTTGCCGGCGATGAGCGGGTTCCGCAGGACCACGATGACCGAGTCTCCACGCAGGAACATCTTGGAGATGTAGCGGTCCTTGTTGACGGGCTTGGACTTCTTCTTGCCCTTGCCGCTCTTGGGAACCTCAGTCCACATCTCCTTCACGTTCTCCAGCACCATGTTGCAGTgcctggggggggcggggaggcacCGGGAGTGAGGGGGGGGCTTCTGACAAGGCCCTCATCTGACATGCcccctccgtgcctcagtttcctcctctctagAATGGAGACATGCCTGGTACCTGCCTCATAGGGCtgtgtgaagattaaatgcatCAATACAGCGTTTTTATCAAgtacttagaacagggcctggcacaggatCAAGGGAAATGAAATGGTTCTACTTGTGCTTTTTCTAAAACTCCAAGTATTTCGGGAGACACCAGCAAAGGGGCTCCCCTCTCCACAGACCCAGAGGCCCCTGGGCCCGAGGTGGTCTCCACTGTCTTGCTTTGTCCCTGTCTTTGAGGTGCCAGGTGGGCACCTGTGATGACAGTCTGGATTAGCTCGCATAGCAGATGCTTGCAATGAATACAGCAATGAATGCAATGGATGTTATCCCTGCCCTCACGGGGTCTGCATTCTGTTCCAGCGAGGGGAGAACGCAAAGCAAGTGAGCAGGGAGACCTGTAACATCCGGTCAGGTGGTGGTAACCGCTATGAAGGAAGATGAAAGTGATAGAAGGATACAGGGAAATATTACCAAGtggtaagaaaaaaagaaagaaattaagaagagcTAGGAAGCTGTGTGCCTTGCTATGGAGTAACCTCCAGCAGAGACCACTGAGTGAAAAAGGAAGGTAGGGAACAGTGTGTGTGTAAAGTTATCTTACAGGACAAAAGGGGTAGAAGTGTATATACCACCCACTTGCTTGTACAACACAGAATCCTTAGAAGATGCCTGGAGATTGGTGGCAGCGGGCTGACCTAGGTAGACTGGGGATGAGCCGGATGGAAACTTCACTAGACCGTTATTACTGTTTTTGGGATCATGTGTAAATATTACCAAGTCagagaaaataagttaaaaaaaaaaaaacccagtctACCAATATGGAAACATCTCCAGggtatattaagtgaaaaagccaaGGTCTAAAACCATGTAGTGTGCCATTAgcagtgattttaaaataaaagaataaaagcacCCTCCCGTAACTATATGTATGATGTTCTGTTCACATAATACTCCTGAGGGGAGACTCCAGACATCCATGTGGGGTCCCTGGGGAGGGCAactggggggcagggaggaaagACTTGCTCTTCACTGGGGGCCTTttgtatcttttgaattttgCCTCAACGGCATGCAGTGCTCACTCAGGAAAGTGACATaagtaattaagtaaataaataagaggTCAGGTTAGGAATGCCTTAGCTGACTCGCAGCAATGTCCTCAGACCACTGATATGTGTGAAAAagaagatgcagaaaagcatatggaggggccggcccggtgccgtagcggttaagtgctcgcgctccgctgctggcggcccgggttgggatcccgggtgcgcactgacacactgcttgtcaggccatgctgtggggtgtcccatataaagtggaggaagacgggcacagatgttagcccagggccagtcttcctcagcaaaaagaggaggactggcatggatgttagctcagggctgatcttcctcacaaaagaaaaaaagaaaaaaagaaaagcatatagaagactctattttaaaaataattcattttatggggccggccccatggcctagtggttaagttttggtgcgccccacttcagcggcctgggtttggttcctgggcatggacctacaccactcatctgtcagtggccatgctgtggcggccaccCACGTACAAAAAGACGacgactggcagcagatgttagctcagggcgcatcttcctcaatggaaaaaaaaaaaatgcattttattacaACAGGTCAGTTACACCAAAGTAAACACCACACAAGACCCTTTGGATGTATGTGCGTGAGTTAAACGTGGCAGGACACGTACTAGCGTGGGAGGCTGATATGCAGGCACAGGAGGAAGttagaggaaaagggaaaaaagagccaagttaaaaaaaaaaaaataccaccacCTATTAAGCATTTACCAAGCACCCAGACCTCTAAGCACGTTCCAAACATTAATCTGTGAACCTTCACTGCATCTCACCTGCAGGAGGTAACCATTAGTGTCACCGCCAGCCTCTAGAGCAGGAAACTGAACCCAGTGGGATGAAGTGACtcagccaaggtcacacagagcctGTGTTTGAATCCAGGTCCATTTGCCTGCTTGTGCTCGGCGTTCCTGTTGttctcattctcattttactcaagtggaaactgaggctcagagcaaaaGACTTGTTCACGGTCACACAATAGCTAGTGGCAAAAACGTTCTAGAATTTTCAGCCTCACCACACTACTGTGAGGAAAGCACTAACCACATGCTAACTAAAGGTTGCAGGTTCTGTGTTTACAGAGCATTTACCATGTGTTAGGTACTGAGCCAAGTATTTCTCATACATAATAACGTTTAATCTGCACAACTGTACAATGAGGGGTATTATGATGATGCACGTTttgcagatagggaaactgaggcccagagaggaaaaatcacttgctgttccctctgcctgaaacactcagACCCTAGCttgctcctttatttttcttttggtgaggaagattcgctttgagctaacatctgtgccaatcttgttttttttttttttgcttgaggaagattagccgtgaccCAAcacctgtgccaaccttcctctatttcctatgtgggctgctgccacagcatggcttgacgagtggtgtaggtccgcgcctgggacctgaacctgcaaacctgggccactgaagcggagagcacgggacttaaccactacgccacggggctggccccgcttGTTCCTTCATTTTATTCAACTTGTTCACTGTTGCCTCTTCCGACCAGACCTCTCTGATTACATCTAAGACAGCACCCCCTTCTCAGAACTCCACCCTCTTACCTTTACTCTTCTTCATACAACTTGTCATCATCTGTCTTTATGACACATTATTTATGTGTTTGCTGCTGGCTTTCTTACCTACAGCATAAGCTCCCTGAGTATAGGACCCAGGTTTGTTTTAGTCACTGCTATATCTCCAGAGCCTCACACAGTACCCGGCACGGGCGGACACGCTATGTCACAACTGCAAAAAAGGATCAGGAGCATCCTGTGCGCCAGATGCTGTACTTCTAATGACCCACTAAACTTCACCTATATTAAGTCACTGAATCTTTGCAACCACCATGATCACTGCCACTGTATGGATGAAAGtcacttgccaaaggtcacatgGCTGCTAAGAGGCAGAGTTGGGGCGTGACCCCGGGAGGACTGGCTGCCAAGTACGTGGCCATAACCACTGCACTTCACAGCTGGAAGGGCAATGGGGGACAGTCACACTTCGGGGTTTTGAGATACTATGCCCCGGGCTTCTGAGAAATGCTTTATTCCAGCTCCCTATAGGGCAGCTGGCAGTGCTTCTCCAGGCCTGGACGGAACACCTCCCAAGACCCAGGCGCTCACCTGTCGAAGGCCTTCACACGGCCCAGGAGCTTCTTGTTGTTGCGACAGTTAATGAGCACTTGGGTGTTGTTCTTGACGGACTGCGTGAGCACGGAGAGGGGACCCGTGttaaactcctcctcctcccgctTCTGCAGCTCCTCCGGGGTCATCTCACTCTTGGGCTTGTTGAGGAGGCTCCTGAGTGGGCAAGCACGGAACCCGTGAGTGAGAGGGCCTGGCTGGAGCGTGGGTGGTCAtggcctgtgctcaggcctcCCGACCTTGCCCcaacccccccaaccccccccccACCTCAGTCTTCTCGCTTGGCAGCACCATTAGGCTGCCTAACCGACATTTCTAACCCTGCACCTCTTACGTTGGGCTCCAGATCTCCCAACCACCCCGATCTGCTCTATCCATAGCCTTCCTCATCTCCGTCACTGGCACCTCCACCCTTCTAGCTCTTTAAGCAAAAACTCTGAGGCCAACttgactcttctctctcttttttttttgctgagcaagattagccctgagctaacatctgtgccaatcttcctctattttgtatgtgggttgctgccacagcatggctgacaagtggtgtaggtctgtgcccaggatctgaacccatgaagctgggccgccaaagcagagcacatggaacttaaccactacgccacaggaccgacctgactcttctctttctttctctcacatcctACATTCAATCTGTCAGCAAGTCCTGTCATGGGCCTTTCAAATATATCCAGAAAacgacaaaataaaatatatccagaatctgaccatttcCTACCAGGGCCTAAAGCTCCGTCATCTCTCTCCTAGGGTCttactggtctccctgcctccacccatGCTCCCCAACAGTCTGTTCTCCAGACTTAAGTCATATCATCTCACTCTTCAaaaccctcccatggctcccttCTTGGTGTAAAAAGTAAAATCCAACGTTTTTACAATGCCCTACATCTGCCCCCTTCTGGCTGttccagccacagtggcctcctCCGCGGTCCTTGAAGATATCAGGCAAACTTTCATCCTGGGCCTCTGCATTTGCTTTTCTCTCAGTCTAGCAACCCCCCGCCCAGGTATCTTTGTGGTTCGCTCTCTCACTTTCTTCAGGTCTTCGCTCAAGTGATGCCTCCTCATTGTGTCCTTCAGTCTCTCAAAACCGGCATTCCCCATTGTTTTTCTGCTGCTCCATTATTTCTTCATCCATAGCCCTGGTCACCTAACACACCATATACTTTACCTGTTTATTATCATTACACTTATGCTTCTTCCCACCCCATAAGCTGCAGCGGCGGACTTTTTCTTTGGGAGGGAGACAACTCACTGATGTATCTAAAGCAGTGCCTGATACATGCGCAGTCAATAAATAAttactaaatgaataaataagtcaaATCATTCCGGGGACTCGTTATCCGTAAAAGTCGCGAATTAGGTCGTAAAGCTCATAAGATCCGGTTAAGTCCCTTACCTCAAACCTTTATTCCTACAAGTCCGCACTGCCCTCTCCCAGGGTCTTTATTCGTAAAATCACTGCCCCTTAACATTCATTTCAACAAGACTAAGCATTTGGGAAAGCCCTCGCCCGTTATCTGATAAAGCCGTTCCCTCTCCCGAGGTCAGGATCCGCCAAAGGCCCCACGCCCGTGCGCAAACTCATCAGGAGAAAAGTACGCCACTTTAACCCTAAACTCTCTGCCCCCGCCCCCCGCTCTGCCCACCCCCTTCCACCGGTAAGCGGCCCAGTTTACACCCTCAACCCCACTCCCGCCACCTAAGCCCGGCCCGGCCTCACATGGTGGCAGTGACTGCGTTCTCAACGCACTCCCGTCTTCTCCGCGTTGCTTCTGCCTCTAAAGAGAGAGCGAAAGG
This genomic window from Diceros bicornis minor isolate mBicDic1 chromosome 34, mDicBic1.mat.cur, whole genome shotgun sequence contains:
- the SNRPD2 gene encoding small nuclear ribonucleoprotein Sm D2 translates to MSLLNKPKSEMTPEELQKREEEEFNTGPLSVLTQSVKNNTQVLINCRNNKKLLGRVKAFDRHCNMVLENVKEMWTEVPKSGKGKKKSKPVNKDRYISKMFLRGDSVIVVLRNPLIAGK